The genomic stretch TGTCCTTGGCGGTATCGGGCTGGGTACGGGCTATGTCACACCCGTATCAATGATTATCAAGTGGTTTCCTGATAAACGAGGGCTGGCAACTGGGCTAGCTATCATGGGATTTGGCTTTGCCTCTCTTTTAACCAGTCCAATTGCACATTTTTTAATCACCAAATATGATGTTATCAACACCTTTTACCTGTTAGGGGGAGCTTATTTTCTGGTCATGCTTATCGTCTCACAGTTTCTCAAATTTCCATCCTACAGTGAACAGGATACTGACGACAGTCATAAGCAATTAAGTCAAGGTATTGGAGCTAAAAAAGCCTTAAAAACAGTAGAATTTTACCTGCTCTGGCTAATTCTCTTCATCAACATTTCTTGTGGGCTTGCCTTAATCTCTGTTGTCTCACCTATGGCACAAGATGTAGCTGGCATGACTGCCAACCAAGCTGCCATTATCGTTGGGCTTATGGGAATTTTCAATGGCTTTGGAAGATTGCTCTGGGCTAGCTTGTCAGACTATATCGGTCGTCCGCTGACCTTCCTTATTTTATTTGTTGTTAATATACTCATGACTGTATCGCTCATGTTCCTTCACGCGCCAGCATTGTTCACCATTGCCATGGCTGTGCTCATGACTTGCTACGGAGCTGGCTTCTCACTCATTCCACCATATCTTAGCGATATTTTCGGTGCTAAGGAGTTGGCAACCATGCACGGCTATATTTTAACAGCTTGGGGAATGGCTGCGCTAGCAGGTCCAATGCTGCTTGCTGTCACATACTCAGCAACCAAATCATACACAAGTACTCTTATTGTCTTTATCCTACTCTACCTACTTGCACTAGCTATTACACTTTGGCTAAAATCACAAAAAGAAAATAAATATTTATCATAAAAATAACCCCCTAGCCTGTGGTGAGCAAGCTAGGGGGTTCTGTGTAATAATATTGTCTATTTTTTCAGAGTAAACACAAATTTTAAAGGGTATTCAATACATTTTAAGGAGTAAAGTGTTGAATTAATGTAAAAATTGGATTAGGATTCCTCCAAGGATGAGGACGATTGCACCGCCAAGTCGGTTTGCCATTTGGGCAAAGGCAATCATTTCCATGCGATCTGCCGCAGAAAGCACAGCGATGTTACCAGTACCACCCATTGAATTGTTAATCATACCAGCTCCGATAGCTGTCTCAACTGGATACATGCCAAGCACTTGACCTAAAATCCAGCTAGCAAGTCCCATTGATACCACTGATGTTAAGCTGATAAGGACAAATTGCCATGTCATGGCTTGTGCAAGTGATGACAAGTCAATCATAGCAAGTCCGATACCTGCAAGAACGGCATGTGTCAAATTCACCATAACAACACGGTTAAACATGACAACTGCTTCTTCTAACTCTTTAGGCACGATATCAAGAGCTTTTAGAATAAAGACAATGATAATCATAAAGGCATAGCTATGCACTTTTGGTACAAGGACATTTAAAATGACACCAACAAGGAAAAGGGCAAAAGCAAGCATCATTCCGACACCAACCTTAGTTGGGTCAAGTGGTGCAGTTGATTTTTTCAAATCATCTTTATCCACAGGGATAAGCACACCGTGTCCGTTGAATTTTGTTTTAGCAAAGCCACGCGCAATCACGATAGCTCCAATAATGGCAAAAATGTTACCAAGTGTTGTAGCTGGAGCTAATTGTGACAAGACGTTTGAGGCATCTGTGTGAAGTCCTGCTGCGTAGATTTTTGATAAAGGAACAATCCCTGCTCCCATACCACCTGCCATTTGCGCAAAGGAGATATACATGACAGAATGTCCAAAGCCCTGACCAAGAAGAGCTCCGACAGCACCTGTTGCAAAGAATCCGACAACCATTGATAAAAGAGCAACAGGAATGAACTTAGCAGAGGCTTTCACCAAAAGTTTACGATTCATTCCCAAAATTGAACCGCAGATAAGGGCAGCGATGTAAAAATCTAGAAAGCCCCAATCACTCATAAAAGTCGATGTTGCTTCAACAACAGATTTTGGCACGAGACCTGTTGCGGCAAGCACCGCTGCTAAAAGAAGAGTAAATACTGAGCCACCACCAAGGTAAGTATTCCAAAACGGCAATCTCTCACCAAGGAAATAAAAGAGGTGACCTAAAACAACTAACATAAAGGTAATTCCCACCATGTTCAGTGGTAATTTTCCCATAGCAATAACAACAGCTAAAATGATAACCAGAGCCGTATAAAGCGGTAGAGAAAGACCTGCAATTTTAATATCTTTTAATTTTTTCATACGAATGGTTATCCTCCTAAATTAATATTTTGGATACCATTTAAGGTCGCGAACAGCTTTAGCCATATCTTTTTCTTCAGCTTGAGCCAAACCTTGTTCTTGAGCTTTTTTAGCAACTGCTTCTGCAACTTTGATAGAAACTTCAGCAACGTATTGGAATGGTGGAAGAACAGGTGCACCTGGTTGACCTGGATCTACAAGACCGCTAAGTGAGTGAGCAGCCGCACCAATCATTTCGTCTGTAAGAAGTGAAGCTTCAGATGCCAACATACCAAGACCAAGACCTGGGTAGATTAAAGCGTTGTTAGCTTGTCCGATTTGGTAATCAACACCTTTGTAGCTTACTGTACCTGAAGGCACACCAGTAGCAACGAAGGCTTTACCGTCTGACCATTCGATAACTTGCTCAGCAGTTGCTTCTAATTTCTTAGTTGGGTTTGAAATTGGGAAGATAACTGGGCGTTCAGTGTTTTCACACATTGCTTCAACAACTTCTTTAGTGAAGGCACCAGCATCAGTTGATGTACCAACCAAGATTGTTGGTTTAACTGTTTTAATAACGTTAAGAAGGCTAGTCATATCACCGCAATCAGCGAAGTCTTCACGTTTTTTAGCAAATGGTTTTTGAGCAGGTGTCAAATCTTCCATGTCATCAAAAAGAAGACCTTGTTTGTCAATCATGAAGAAGTGTTTGTAAGCTTCTTCTGGAGTCAAACCTTCTGAAACCATTTCAGCGTGAACGCGGTCAGCAATACCAGCACCAGCAGAACCACCACCGTAGCATAGGTAAACTTGGTCAGTTAGTTTTTCACCAGTGATGTCCATAGCACCGAAGATACCACCAAGAACTACGATACCAGTACCTTGGATGTCATCGTTAAATGTTGGAATTTCTTTTTTGTATTTGTTAAGAATGTTCGCAGCATTTGAACGACCGAAATCTTCCCAGTGAAGGTACAATTTAGGGAACATGTTTTCAGCTGTTTGAACAAATTTGTCGATAAATTCGTAGTATTGATCACCAGTTACACGTTCGTGGCGGTTACCAAGATACATTGGGTTTTCCAAAAGTTCTTTACGGTTTGTACCAGCGTCGATAACAAGTGGCATAACTGAAGCAGGGTCGATACCAGCAGCTGCAGTGTAGATCATCAATTTACCAACAGAGATGTCAACACCTTGAACACCCCAGTCACCGATACCAAGGATACCTTCAGCATCTGTTACAACGATCAAACGGATGTCGCGGTCACCAGCAGCATTGCGCAAAGTTTCTTCAATGTTTTCTGGGTGGTTAATATCAAGGTATGCAGCGTATTGTGGGTCAACGTACAATTCACTGTATTCTTCGATTGTTTCAGCGATAACTGGATCGTACACAATTGGGTTAAATTCAACGATGTGTTGGTTGAATAGGTAGTAGAAAAGTGTACGGTTAGTGTTGAAGATTTCCATCAAGAAATGACGTTTTTCAAGATTTGATGGTTTACGCAAGAAGTGTTGGTAAGCTTGTTCAGCTTGTTCTTCAATTGTTTGAACGTAAGGTGGCAAAATTCCTAGCAAGCCAAGTTCTTTACGTTCTTCCATAGTAAAGGCAGTCCCTTTATTTAAAAACGGGTTATTTAAAATTTCATGTCCACGCATGACTTTTCCTCCTAATAGGCTATTTAAATATGTAGAAAGATCTTATGCGGGTCATTATAAACTGCTAAGCTTCTTATAGTCAAACCCAGCAGTTTTAATAAAAATTATTTATAAGTAGAATCAAAAAGTTTATGGTAAAATAAGTCAAGGAGGTAGGCATGAATTTACGTGATTTAGAATATTTTTACCAGTTAGCCAAATCAAAATCCTACACTGGGACAGCGCAGCATTTCAAAGTCAGCCAGCCAACAATTTCTTACGCTATCAAGCGTTTGGAAAAGGAATTGGACTGTGACTTAGTCATCAAAGATCCTTCGCACCGTACTGCTGAATTAACCTTACAAGGTGATATTTTCCAAAGTCACGTGGAGGATGTCTTGCTACAAATCAAAACGGCAGTTAACGAGGTCCATCAATCACTAAATCCTATGATGACCGTAGGTTTTCCGCCGATTATCTGCAACTATATTTTGACTGAATTGCTGGAGCAAAATGAAAATCTCGAGCCCTTCTCTCAAGTTAAAGCTATCCGTGGTGGCTCACGAAGCCTCATGATGAAACTTCTCGACGGGCAAATTGACTTTAGTCTGCTAGGTTCGCTAATGCCTTTAAAAAATGATCAGCTAGTCATTCGTCAGCTCTTTACCAAAGATTTTTATGTTGTTCTTTCTAAAAATCACCCACTGGCAAATAAAAAAAAGT from Streptococcus ruminicola encodes the following:
- a CDS encoding malolactic enzyme, which encodes MRGHEILNNPFLNKGTAFTMEERKELGLLGILPPYVQTIEEQAEQAYQHFLRKPSNLEKRHFLMEIFNTNRTLFYYLFNQHIVEFNPIVYDPVIAETIEEYSELYVDPQYAAYLDINHPENIEETLRNAAGDRDIRLIVVTDAEGILGIGDWGVQGVDISVGKLMIYTAAAGIDPASVMPLVIDAGTNRKELLENPMYLGNRHERVTGDQYYEFIDKFVQTAENMFPKLYLHWEDFGRSNAANILNKYKKEIPTFNDDIQGTGIVVLGGIFGAMDITGEKLTDQVYLCYGGGSAGAGIADRVHAEMVSEGLTPEEAYKHFFMIDKQGLLFDDMEDLTPAQKPFAKKREDFADCGDMTSLLNVIKTVKPTILVGTSTDAGAFTKEVVEAMCENTERPVIFPISNPTKKLEATAEQVIEWSDGKAFVATGVPSGTVSYKGVDYQIGQANNALIYPGLGLGMLASEASLLTDEMIGAAAHSLSGLVDPGQPGAPVLPPFQYVAEVSIKVAEAVAKKAQEQGLAQAEEKDMAKAVRDLKWYPKY
- a CDS encoding OFA family MFS transporter, which gives rise to MSTNNRYVIASCGVILHLMLGSTYAWSVYRNPIIAETGWNQSAIAFAFSLAIFCLGMSAAFMGQVVEKFGPRVTGTISAILYASGNVLTGFAIAQHSIFLLYLGYGVLGGIGLGTGYVTPVSMIIKWFPDKRGLATGLAIMGFGFASLLTSPIAHFLITKYDVINTFYLLGGAYFLVMLIVSQFLKFPSYSEQDTDDSHKQLSQGIGAKKALKTVEFYLLWLILFINISCGLALISVVSPMAQDVAGMTANQAAIIVGLMGIFNGFGRLLWASLSDYIGRPLTFLILFVVNILMTVSLMFLHAPALFTIAMAVLMTCYGAGFSLIPPYLSDIFGAKELATMHGYILTAWGMAALAGPMLLAVTYSATKSYTSTLIVFILLYLLALAITLWLKSQKENKYLS
- a CDS encoding 2-hydroxycarboxylate transporter family protein, with product MKKLKDIKIAGLSLPLYTALVIILAVVIAMGKLPLNMVGITFMLVVLGHLFYFLGERLPFWNTYLGGGSVFTLLLAAVLAATGLVPKSVVEATSTFMSDWGFLDFYIAALICGSILGMNRKLLVKASAKFIPVALLSMVVGFFATGAVGALLGQGFGHSVMYISFAQMAGGMGAGIVPLSKIYAAGLHTDASNVLSQLAPATTLGNIFAIIGAIVIARGFAKTKFNGHGVLIPVDKDDLKKSTAPLDPTKVGVGMMLAFALFLVGVILNVLVPKVHSYAFMIIIVFILKALDIVPKELEEAVVMFNRVVMVNLTHAVLAGIGLAMIDLSSLAQAMTWQFVLISLTSVVSMGLASWILGQVLGMYPVETAIGAGMINNSMGGTGNIAVLSAADRMEMIAFAQMANRLGGAIVLILGGILIQFLH
- a CDS encoding LysR family transcriptional regulator: MNLRDLEYFYQLAKSKSYTGTAQHFKVSQPTISYAIKRLEKELDCDLVIKDPSHRTAELTLQGDIFQSHVEDVLLQIKTAVNEVHQSLNPMMTVGFPPIICNYILTELLEQNENLEPFSQVKAIRGGSRSLMMKLLDGQIDFSLLGSLMPLKNDQLVIRQLFTKDFYVVLSKNHPLANKKKLSFQEILFEKFILLDEHNIHLTAFNQLNHRYHDKASVLFKIDDVSVIKQMVAENMGISLLSDIALTSDSDQLVKIPLVKEDSITFYVSYAHSKHAVLSEETKKLIDLIEKVS